The DNA sequence GTTTTTATTTTGGTACTGATTGAATCCAAAGGAAACCTGGGAATGGTTTTCGGTACCATTCTTTCTGCGGACAAATGGAAGCTCGTTGGTGGATTGCTCGGCGCTTCGTTTGTTACAAGCCTTGTGATCATCGCCCCAAAAATTGGCATGACCTCCACACTTACCCTCGTTATTGCAGGGCAGATTATTTTAGCGATGATCCTCGATCATTTCGGCTGGCTCGGTATGCACCAGCAACCCATCAGCTGGATGAAGATCATTGGTGTGATGATTATGGTTGTGGGCGTTTATATTGTACAAACAAATTAAACGGACTTACTGAAGGACCAGCAAATGCCCTTTAGCACGCGTTACGGCGGTGTATCGCCACCGCATAATATCTTGCACCTCTTGCATATAGGTGGAGCCCTGAAAGTCCACAAAGACGAATTCCCATTCGCCCCCCTGGGCTTTGTGCCCTGTAATGGCATAGCCATATTTGAGCCTGAGGGCATTGAAATAGGGGTCTTCGGCAAGCATTTCATTGAATTTTTTTGTTCCCGGTTTGAGTTTCGGGTGACGATTTCTAAAGTACTGATATAGCGCTTTACGTTCATTGGAAGTGATGTCGCGATGGGGGCTATTGAGTAAACTTTCCATCATTTTACATTCAATTTCCACCTTATCACCATCGTTATCCTGCACCTCAATCACCACATCCCTGAACTGTAAGGGGACTTTTTCCTTGCTCCATTGCTTGGATTTGGCCTCATAGACATCAACCATTACGGGATCAATGGGAAATTCCGTTTCATCCTCAATGGACAATACCGTTGCAAAATCCCCGTTGAGCAGCTCCACCTCATGCGAATAATTATTGGAGGAAAACATCAGTCGGTCACCAACTTGCAGTTCGGTAGCGCCAGGAAATAACCGTTGTCTTATCTGCTGATTATAATGCATCGCTAAGCGATTCGAAAAAGTCACCACAATGACCTCTTCAAGGCCTGCTTTATTGACCGCCCGTTCAAAATATTCCACAAGTCGTTCTTTTCGTGCGCGGTGAATATCCGCCTTATCGAAATTAAAATAAGGCATTGGCTGATCTTTCAGCATTGAATTCCGCAGATTGGTGGCATATTCAAGGATTCCGCTGTCTTTACCCTGCCGCACCACCTCTGTCAGCTGAAAACTCTCGCAGTTGAGGTCGTATTTCTCCTTCAGGTAATCCTCCACCAAGGCATAAGAAATCCCTGCGCCCACAGGCGGCAACTGCCCGGGATCGCCCACAAAAAGGATTTTTCGGCGACATTTAGCTTCTTCAGGACTCTGATGTGCGAATTTCACCAGATCTTTCAGTAAACTCCCTGAACCAAACTGATACATCTCGCCTTCAGAAGGCAAATCATTGACCATCGAGGCTTCATCAACAATATAAATCGCATTACCCACATCGTCATTAAAGCGGATCTTATAATGATACTTCACATTGCCCAGTCGCTTGTTCTTTTTTCCGCCTCGCTGTTCCTCCATTTCTGAGAAAGAGTAAATCGATTTATGAATCGTGTAGGCAGATTGCTTGGCTTTGGAGCTGAGCACCTTGGAGGCCCGGCCAGTGGGGGCCATCAGTCGATACTCCCGTTCCTGATCGTCCAGCCACTCGAGCAAATGTTGTACTAAAAAGGTTTTCCCTGTTCCAGCATATCCGCGCAAAATCATGACATCAACATTTTTTGACTTCACAAATGCTTTGAATTTATCAAAGAATTCCCCTTGTCCCGCCGTTAATGTCAATGTTTTCATAATGCTTTGTTTTGTGGATAAGCTGATCAATTAATTTATTTTTCCTCCTTGAATTTCCGAAAATTCAAAGATAGGGGATGTTGTGTTGATAAGTAATGTTTATTGCTATTTTCAAAAGGGCGAAAATCAAAACAAGCAGGCGGCTTATCCACTGCCGGATAAGTTACCCACTTCATTATCAACATATCCACAATCATTATAAATATCTAATAATTGTATTATTTTCAAAAACCTTCTACCTACTCAGGAGTATTACAGGAGAACCAAATATATAAATATCATGGGAATACTTAGTTGGATTATTTTCGGACTAATTGCAGGGATCCTTGCTAAAGTTATTATGCCGGGTGCCGATCCAGGAGGATTCATCGTTACCATCATCATTGGAATTGTAGGCGCAGTGGTAGGTGGTTTTATTGGTTCATTACTTGGCTTTGGTGGGGTAGATGGTTTCAATATTGGTTCTTTCCTCATTGCTATATTTGGAGGGATCGTCGTTCTGTTCATTTATCGAAAAGTACGAGCCTGACCCCAGTAAAAAGCATAAAAAAACCAACTGTTCCACGTAGTTTCACGATCAGTTGGTTTTTTTTATTTTAGGGATTTTCAACCCTTTAAAAATGTTTCACGACGTTTCACACTATTGCTGATAATATACGCGTTTTACCCGTGAGCTGATTAAACTCAGGAGTTCATAGGGAATTGTGTTGGCCTGTTCAGCCAAAGCAAGAAGGCGTTCACGGTCATCAAAAATAATGACCTCATCACCCACCTCCGCTTTCAGCGATCCTAAATCTACCATCGCCATATCCATACAAATATTTCCAATAATGGGTACTTCCTCTCCATTGATTTTCACCCTGCATTTTCCGTTGCCCAATGCCCGCAGGAAACCATCGGCATAACCTATGGCAATAGTGGCAATAGTGGTCGGTTTTTTCACTTTTCCCCGACGGGAATAACCTACTGTTTCTTGTGCAGAAATATGTTTTATCTGAGATATAAATGTTTTTAGCTTTGCCGGCAATTTAACCGCCTCAGGCGCGATTCCACTTACTTCAATACCGTGTAAACCAATACCCAGCCGAACCATATCAAAGTGGTATTCTGGGAAGCGAATGATCCCTGCGGAATTACACAGATAGGCGATAGGATTGATCTGAAGACTGTTTTTAAGCACCTTTACTGCCTGCTGGAAACGATTGGCCTGTTCATGTGAGAAATCATTAAACTCTGCTTCATCCGCCCCAACAAAATGACTAAATATACCCTGCACCCTCATCTGCGGATACGATTTCAACAGTGCGATGACCTCAGGGAGTTCCTCAGGAACAAAGCCCAACCGGTGCATTCCGGTGTCAATTTTCAAATGAATTTTCGCTTCTTTTTGCTGTGCCTGAAGGTACTGCCCGAAGGCTTTCAGCTGGGAAAATTCAAAAATCTCCGGTTCAAGCCCATGTTTTATCAGGGCTTCGAAAGCATCGGGGTGGGAGTTCATCACCATAATTGGCAGGTGAATTCCATTTTCCCGCAATTCGACCCCTTCATCCGGGAAGGCCACCCCAAGGTAATCCACCTGATGATACTGCAGCAGCTGCGCCACCTCAAGGTTTCCGCTGCCATAAGCGAAAGCTTTTACCATCACCATCATTTTGGTATTTCCTGTCAGCTTTGATCGATAAAAGTTCAGGTTTTCAGCCATCACATCCAGATCAAGCTCCAGGCGAGTTCCATGCACTTTGGCTTCCAAAGAACGCACTACCCGCTCAAAACCAAATTTACGCGCCCCTTTTATCAAGATGAGGGAGGACTGCCATTGGTGCGGATCAAAGTGCTCCAGCAATTGCGTGGTGGACTGAAAAAACTGGGCATTGAACCCCTTAAAAACAGATTGATGAGCCACAATACTGGGCCCTACGGCAATAAAATCATGAAGCCCCCTGCTTGCGAGCATCTTGGCAACCTCCTGATACAGTGCTTCGTCAGACAACCCTGATTGTGCAATATCCGATAAAATGACACGCTTGGTTTCCTTCTGATGCAACTGTACCAAATGGTCAAGCGCAATCTCCAGACCGAGCAAATCGTTATTATAAGTGTCGTCAATCAAATAGTTGTCATGACTTCCCCGCTTGAGTTCCAGCCGCATCGAAGGTGCTTTGAGGTGCTTCACCGCCTGCTGAATTTCAGTTGGATGAAACCCCCAGTGCAGGAGGCAGGTAACGACGTGAAGGGCGTTCTCAATAGAAGCCTCATGACCAAAGGGCAGACTGATCACCGACCGGTCCGTCAATTGAACCTCGCAGCTGTCCGTGCTTTTTTTCAGCAACCGATAGCCACATTTCCCCGCTCCATTCAGCGACCAGCTTAAATGCTTTTTCTCTGGGTAGGCCTTCTGTATTTCTTCCCGAACCACAACATGATCCGCACAATAAACCAGCGTTTCGGTATTCCTGAACAATCGTAATTTTTCACGGACCTTTTCCTCCTGGCTCACAAAACCCTCCGCATGTGCGCTGCCAATATTGGTGAAAATCCCTACCGTAGGCTGAATCATTTTTTCAAGATGCGCCATCTCTTTCCGCTCTGAAATGCCTGCTTCAAAAACACCCACTTCATGACGCGGCTGCAGCCCCCAAACAGATAAAGGAACCCCCACCTGGGAGTTATAACTCTTCGGATTGGCACACACCACATATTTTTGGGATAAGGCCGATTGCAGCCATTCTTTGACGATCGTCTTGCCATTACTGCCCGTAATTCCCACCACAGGAATGGTGAACAGGGACCGGTGGTAACTGACCAACGACTGCAACGCCCGCAGGGTATTTTCAACCGTCAAAATATTAGCTTGAGGAAACAAAGCAGGGTCAAGGTTAAAACCTTTTTGTATCACCAGCTGGCGAACACCCGCCTGGTACAACTCTTCCAGATAATCATGACCGTTATGCCGCGGCCCTGCCAATGCAAAAAATATTGCCCCCTGACTGATGACCGGTTTCCGGCTGTCGATCAATAACGCTTCTACAGGTCTGTCTGCTGATAATTGCAGCACCTGCCCTCCAACCACTTTGGATAATTGACTAAACTTCATAAAATGTTGCTCTTTTACACCACCATCAAAGGCAGAAGAACAAGGTACAAAAAGCCCTCTTTTTATCCGCTATATTTTAATGGTTGCCCTTGTTATTTTTATGGTTATCCACTGAAAAGCGCTTGCAGGTGGTCTTCCGTTTCACTTGAGCGCATGACCTGTTTCGGAGGGAATAGTTGAACAGTTCCCTGCTAAAGAGGAAATATTATTGCGCAACCAAGCTAATGCACTGATTTGATATTCAGCCCCATTAAAAAATGACCAATCCCGTCGTGCATCAAGACTTCGTTCAATTATTTCGCTTAATTGCGCTAATACTAATGACTTTCAGCATAAAAAAATTAAATTCGTGTTTATCGGAATATCGCTTAGTTCGCATTTTTGTTAAGCGGTTTAAGAAGCATAAATTTCTATGACAAAAAAAGAACCTAACCATATTGAGAGCCTGGTGCATAACCTGACGAGTTTCGTAGAAACACGCGTGGAATTGGCCAAATTACAAGTAGGTGAACAGGCTGCATATATCATTTCAAAAGCTCTGATCTTCATCGCGCTTATTGCCATCCTTTCCTTGTTTTTCCTGTTTGCCACCATTGCCCTCGGCTATTTCCTCAATGCCTTACTCGACAGTAGATATCTTGGCTTTGTGATTATTGCAGGAACCTATTTGCTGTTTGGAGTGATACTGATATGGAAGCAAAAAGCCATCTCTGCTACACTGATGAACTATTTCTATAAATTTATCGAAACCATGGAGGACGAAATCGATGGATAATACGCTCAAAACCAAATTCAACAAGCGCAAGGAAGCCCTGAAAGCTAAAAATAAGGTAGAGCTGATGGCCATTACCCACGACCTCAATGCGGTAAAAGACCACTCAGTTGCAGTGGGTAAAAAAGTGGTAAAAACCTCCGTAATGGTTGTTGGCGCTTATGCGGGCATCAAGGTGCTCTCGTTTTTAGGCAGAAGCCTCGGTGGCAGCAAGAAGAAAAAAGAACCCAAGGTGATTTATACTGCGCCACCAGTGGCCGCTTCTGAAAGCGAAAAAACCAATAATATTATCGGTGAGTCCATTAAAAGGTCCATTGCCGAGAACTTCATGTTTTTTCTGGTAAGTCTGGCTCGGAAAAAAATGCAAAATGAAATGAGTGACCGACCTGACTGATATGGATTTCCCGATATTAAAACAAATTCAGCAGCAAAGCCAGGCACAACACCCCATGCTTGCGGTATTAATCGACCCCGACAAGGCACAGGATCAAGAAGCACTGCGCCCGCTGATCCAGCATTGCAATCAGCATCAGGTAGATTTTATTTTTGTGGGAGGCAGCACCGTACAAAAAGGGCATACCTCCCAAACCGTTCAGTTCATCAAAGAAAACACCAAAATTCCAGTACTGCTGTTTCCTGGGCATTCCAACCAGATTTGTGAACAAGCCGATGCGCTTTTATTTCTTTCCCTGATTTCGGGCAGGAATCCCGAATTTTTGATCGGTCACCACATCAAAGCCGCCCAGACACTCAGGAAATGGCAGATGGAAACCATCCCGACAGGCTATTTACTCATTGATGGAGGAAGAATCACCTCCGTAGCTGCGGTATCTCAAACCATTCCACTGCCAGCAGATCAGGCAGAACTGATCGCCTCCACGGCCCTTGCAGGAACGCTTTTGGGCATGAAACTCATTTACCTTGAAGCAGGCAGCGGGGCACTGCAAGCCGTTACCGAAGAGGTCATCAGCCTGAGCAAACAACAGCTTGATGTACCATTAATTGTTGGGGGAGGCATTAATAATGCTGAAAAAGCACAGCGTGCATGGCAGGCTGGCGCAGATATTATTGTGATGGGCAACAGCCTGGAGCAAACGCCAGATTTATTGCCGAAAATCATAGAAATACGACAAAATTTTAGGGAAAAGACTGAAATTCAGCCGAATATTTATTAATATCAACAACAATTTTTCCCCGCCACAATCAGGATTTTTTGACTTAATCAATACTTGCCATGGACAATACTAAAATTCTCATGCTCGGATGGGAATTCCCACCGATACTCAACGGAGGATTGGGCATCGCTTCGCTTGGGCTATGCAAAGCACTGAGCCAGTATGCACAAATCAGTTTAATTCTGCCAAGAGCAAATGAAGTTCATCAGATTGAAAAAATGAAAATCTATGGACTTGATGAAGTCAATATCAAGGAGTATTTCGAGGTAGAAGAGCAGGAACAATACACGGAGTTTGTCAAAAAAATCCATTATGTTGATACCGAACTCGACCCTTACAGTGGTATCGTAAAAACGATCCCCGTAGCCTACGAGCAGGCCATTCAGCACCAGCGAACACGGCGTAAAACACACATCAGGTACCGCAGCAGCACCATCACCTTGCCGCCCAAAACGGTTGAAAAACTGGTGCCTTTGGCCATTAATCCAATAGCATCCCCCGATCTTCAAAATGTTTTTCAGGTGGGGCCAGTGTATGGCAATAACCTCCTTCAGAAAGTTAAAGCTTATACCGCTTACATTGATGTGATCTCTGATTCGTTTGAATTTGACGTCATTCATGCCCATGACTGGATGACCTTCTTAGCGGGAATGGCCCTGAAAGAGAAGACAGGCAAGCCTTTGGTAGCGCATATTCATTCTCTTCAATATGACCGTAGCGGACTTACTCAGCAGGACTTCATCACAGATATTGAACGCCGAATTTGCCAACATGCTGATCGCATCATTACCGTCAGTAAATATACCGCAGGCAAACTCATTCAGGAATATAACTGTGATGTCCGTAAAATAAAGCATATCCACAATGGCATTTCGTGGAACAAAAAAATCATCGAAAAACGGCCTTTTCCCTTCCCTTTGGTGCTCTTCGCTGGGCGTATCACACAACAGAAAAACCCGCTAATGTTCCTGCGCATGGCCAAGCAGGTGCTGGCAGCAATTCCGAACGTTCGGTTTATGATGATTGGCGATGGCGATTTGTGGCAGGAAACCATTGAGCAGGCTGCTGTACCTGAACTGATTGGGCGGTGCATTTTCACGGGTCAGCTCCCTCATGAAAAAGTGTTGGAAGCCTACGCAAGTGCTCAGGTATATTGCCTGACGTCCAATTCAGAACCTTTCGGGCTCACGGCTCTTGAAGCGGCAAAAACAGGCATTCCTGTGGTTTTAACTGCTCGGTCGGGGATTAGCGAAATTCTGAAAGACACGCCCACCGTGCCCATTAATGCGGCAGAAAGCATGGCCAATGCAGTCGTTCATTTATTGCAGGATCAGGCCTATGCCGACCATGTTGTTACGCAGAATTTTATGGCCCTGAAAAACAGCACCTGGGGAGAAGCGGCCCGAAAAGTGCTGAAACTTTATGAACAGGTATTGCCTAAGCAACAGGCCGTACCGCTCCCTTCGGTTTATTCGTCAAGTTCCACCCACAAACCCACGGCCAATGTACTTTGAAGCACCCAAAAAGATCGTCCTCCACTGGCAAATTCACCAGCCACTTCCTCTCCGTGAAAGCAACTTTTTCACCTGGGGAAAATCAGCCAAAATCTTTGAGGAGGCGCAGGCTGAACAGCATCTGAAAACATGGTGGAAAAATGACGGGCAGTGGTTTTTTCAGCAAATCAAGCTGCTGAAAGAAAGTGGTGCTTTTCATATCGCACTAAACGTCTCTGGAATAACGCTCGAACAATGGCAGCAATGGTGCCCTGAAGCGATCAGTGCATTAAAACTGGCGGTGGAAGCTCAGGCAGTAACCCTCACTACAGGGCCGTATTATTTCGGACTGACCTACTTACTTTCTGCGGAAGAGCTCCGTGCGCAGGTCATCAAACATCAGCAACTGATAAAATCGCTGTTCCACGTCAGTGCCAATACTTATTGCGGGCCTGCACAGCTTTTTCAGGAAGAAATGCTTCCCACCCTTCGGGAGCTGGGTATTCAGCAGATATTAACGGCTGGTCTCAGCTATCCGAACAATCAGTTCCATGAATGTGGGCTTGAAAATTTGCACCTGCTGGCCTCGAATGCAGGCATATCGCATCAGGTAAATTACCAAAGCAGTACTTTGCTTGAGCAAACGGGCACGGCAGGTTTTATTGACTTTATGGCGCAAGAGGAAGGGGAGGGCATCCATTTATTTTTGGATGGTCAGGCTTTTAACGACACCCAGAAATGCCGCAGTATTTTTCACCTGATCGAGGCGATTAATACTGATGAGCGATTCGTATGGGACGATCTGTTTTCAGTAAAAACCATTCAATGTTCTTTCACCGACAGCCTTCCGAATATTTGGGGAGATATGCATATTTTACCGAAGCTCCTTCAGCCTAACAATATGCAGCATGCCTGCATGGATTTGGTTTACATGAAAGCACCCTCTTCGCAACAGCAGCTTTACCTACAGGCTATTGACCGCTTTTTGGCACTTGCAGAAACAGAACCAAAGCGCCACCGCTATTTTGCCAACCTGAACAACCTGATGAGTGAACACCTGCTAAATGAAGACCATCACTCCGCCAGCACATACAATGAAGCCTAACAGCCAGCCACTGTAAATTTCCTTTGGACTGTGCGCCCCAAGAAATAGCCGTGCCGTCATGGCAAGGCCTGTACACAGGAAAATAAAAATGAGGGCATGCAATCCGCCCACTGCAGGGGTAATGTACTGAAAGGTGAAGATAAAACCGAGCAAACCACCCCATCCAGCACTGTGTGCACTGATTTTGAAAAAAATCGTGATGCAGGACAATAATAGTAACAGGATGGCCATCATCACGATTGAGAGCCAAAAAGCACCTGAAAGCCCCCATTGGCTGTTGAGCATATAGACGGTCAGGCCATAAAACAGGGTCATGAAGAAAAAGGGCATAACCCGCTCTTCCTTGCTTTCCATTTGCAAAGCCTTGACCAGTTTTCGTGACCACTTCATGACGATAATGGCGGCCAATGGCAGCAGGAAAGTAATGACAAAGATGATCCCGACAAATTTAATGTTCAAAACCTGCGGAGGAAGTTCCACTAAAAATGGGTAATACCGAATGACAATCGCCGTAAAATAGGTACACATCAATAGCGGGTGAGTCAATATAGAAATAAATTGCGCAAAAAGGTGCGCTATCGAAATGCCTTTAGGCTTACTGTTTGGCAGAGTGTCCACTTGGTACAACAAGATTTGCTTTCTTAATAAAAATAAATCGCTTTCTTTCCCTTCATCAACGAAAGTAGAAAGAAAGCGAGTAGGGTATTCATCTATAATTTGAGGCGTTAAATTACAACTGCTTGCGGAGTCGTGCAACAGGAATATTCAACTGCTCCCGATATTTTGCCACTGTACGTCGGGCAATTTTGTAACCACGCTCTTTCAACAGCTTCTCCAGCTTGTCATCAGAAAGCGGTTTCTTTTTATCTTCTTTTTCAATCATCCCTTTGAGTACATGCTTCACCTCACGGCTCGAAACATCCTCACCGGTATCTGTCGTGATCCCTTCGGAGAAGAAATACTTCAGTGGGAAAATGCCAAACTCTGTCTGAATAGCCTTACTGTTGGCAACACGCGAAACTGTCGAGATATCCATTTCAATCTTATCGGCAATATCTTTCAGAATCATCGGTCTGAGTTTTGCCTCATCACCCGTCAGGAAAAAATCATGCTGATGAACCATAATGCAGCCCATGGTGTTCAGGAGCGTTTCTTGTCGTTGGCGAATGGCATCAATAAACCACTTGGCCGCATCAAGTTTCTGCTTCACAAACATCACCGTATCGCGGAGTTTTTTATCCTTCTTATCGCTCTTATCGTAGGCGTCCATCATTTCAGCATACGAACGACTCACCTTCAGGTCAGGGGCATTTTTGGAATTCAGCGTCAGGTCAAGCTTACCGTTGTCGTTGGTCAGGATAAAATCAGGAATCAGGTATTGGTTCTTCACCAGCCCATCGGTAATACCGCCTGGCTTGGGATTCAACCGCACGATGGTCTCCATGGCATCACGAAGGCGATCTTCCTCCTTGATGTTCAGCCGTCGCATAATTTTCTCGTAATGCTTTTTGGTAAAATCATTGAAGGATTCTTCAATAATACGGATGGCGTCCTGTGTGGCCTCATCAGGCTCCTGTCTTCTTTTAAGCTGAATCAACAGACATTCCTGAAGATCCCGCGCCGCAATGCCGGCAGGGTCAAAGGACTGAATCTGTACCAAAACTTCCTCGAGTTCTTCAAGGGAGGTTTCGATATTTCTTGAGAAGGCCAAATCATTCACAATCATCTCCAGATCACGACGAATGTAGCCGTCATTTTCTATACTGCCAATGAGCTGTTCGCCCAAAAGCCGCTGATGATCCGAAAGCCTCAAAAAGCTCAGCTGATCTTTCAGTTGCTCCTGAAGGGTGGTCATCGAAGAGATCGGGATATCCTTATCCTCTTCATCGCCATTGCCATCGCCATACATTTTATAACCACTGAAATCATCATGAAGGTATTCCTCCACACTGATTTCATTGTCCATATATTCGTCGCCGCTTTCAGGTGCTTCATAGTCGTCCTGCGCATAAAGTTCATCGGCTTCATCGCGACCCTCTTCCAAAGCTGGATTCGCCTCCAATTCCTCTTCCACACGAGCTTCGAGCTCTGCTGTCGGCACCTGCAACAACTTAATAAACTGGATTTGTTGCGGAGATAGCTTCTGTGATAACGATTGCGTTAGTCCTAATTTTTGCATATTCGTCTATGGTTTTACCTCAAGTAATCAAATTAAGGCAAGATTTTTGTTAAGGCGTGCATCCACCCTCATATTTTTATTCAATTTAAATAAAATCTCGATGTTTTCTAATCGGTTTTTTACCTTTGATACCTATTTATACACACAAGAGCCTCTAAAAGTTCAGTATTTATGATGAAAAAAAACTGACGGCTCAATTTTGGTGAGATTTTTGATAAGTGGCCGACAACCCTTGATTTTCACCTCATTTCGCTTTTAAATATTACACCTTTTTTACATTAACGACGGTAAAGGGCTGCCTGCCATGGTGTTTGATATCAAATTAATTCTTGGAAAATTTATCCTGAAGAAGAATTTATCACCCGATTTCATCGATCTTTCTTACAAATCGGCAAAATATCAAGCTATCTGATTGATAAAACGCATTGAAAGTATTTCTTTTGTTCATTGGTTTGCGGTGAGTATAAGCGAGCAAATCATGTAATTTGAACGAATAAACTTTGTGTAAAGTGGCAGAATCAAAAAGGACTAAAATAAAATCCCTGCTTCGTGGTGAGCAGGTAGATGTGGACGTTCGCGTTAAAGGATGGGTACGAACAAAACGTGGCAATAAAAGCGTTTCATTCATCGCCCTTAACGACGGATCGTGTCTTGCAAACCTTCAGATTGTTGCTGACCCTAATAATATCACTGAGGATATTCTTAAGCGCATCAGCACAGGTGCCTGTATTTCCGCAGAAGGTAAATTAGTAGCTTCACAAGGGGCAGGTCAAAAAGTAGAGTTGGTCGCTTCTGCCATTGAGGTATTAGGAGAAGCAGACCCTGAATCATATCCATTACAGCCAAAACGACACTCTTTGGAGTTCATGCGTGAGATCGCTCACTTGCGTCCGCGTTCCAATACTTTTGGCGCCATTATGCGTGTACGCCATGCGATGATCTTCGCTGTTCACCAATTCTTCAACCAAAAAGGGTTTGTGAACGTGCATACGCCGATCATTACAGGTTCGGATGCCGAAGGTGCTGGAGAGATGTTCCGTGTAACCACTTTGGATCAGAAGAATCTTCCAACCACCGAAGATGGGGAAATCGACTACAAACAAGATTTCTTCGGAAAAGAAACCAACCTGACCGTTTCTGGGCAGTTGGAGGCAGAACTTGGGGCAATGGCACTGGGTGAAGTTTATACTTTCGGCCCAACTTTCCGTGCCGAGAATTCAAATACTACTCGCCACTTGGCAGAGTTCTGGATGATTGAGCCTGAGGTGGCTTTCAATGATTTGGAAGACAATATGGACCTGGCGGAAGATTTCTTGAAATTCTTGGCCAAGTATGCTTTGGACAATTGCCGCGAGGACTTGGAGTTCTTGAAAGATCGTGCGTTGCAGGAAGAGAAAAACCTGCCTGCCGATAAAAAGAACGAAATGAACTTGATTGAGCGTTTGGAGTTTGTAGCAAACAACGACTTCCAGCGTTTGACCTATACAGAGGCTATCGATATTTTGAAAAACTCGAAGCCGAACAAAAAAGGTCGCTTCCAGTACAAGATCGAAGAGTGGGGTGCTGACTTGCAGTCGGAGCACGAGCGTTTCTTGGTGGAAAAACACTTCAAGAAGCCTGTTATCCTTACGGATTACCCAGCCAATATCAAGGCATTCTACATGCGTTTGAATGAAGACGGTAAAACGGTTGCTGCAATGGACATTCTGTTCCCTGGCATTGGTGAGATCGTTGGCGGTTCGCAGCGTGAGGAACGTTATGAAGTATTGGTAGAGAAAGTAAAAGCGATGGGCATTCCTGAGGAGCACGTTTGGTGGTACTTGGATACCCGTAAATTCGGAACAGCACCACACGCAGGTTTCGGTTTGGGCTTTGAGCGTTTGATTCTATTCGTAACAGGAATGACCAACATCCGTGACGTAATTCCTTTCCCACGTTTCCCAGGATCTGCAGAATTTTAATTCGAACAGATTTTAAGAATATACAAAGAGCAAGGCTTTCAAAGTCTTGCTTTTTTTATACCCTAATAAGTCGATTGACAAATATTGATTATATTCCATCATATTAATCATAGCGGTCACAACTTTTAGATGGGTACACACCCTGATTCTTTAAGTATAAGACAAATATCCCCTCGTAGCTGTACGGATACACCTGTGTGTGTACCTAATTCATTCAATATGGAACTAATTGGGGCAGATACAGTGATTAAGTAAAACGCT is a window from the Persicobacter psychrovividus genome containing:
- a CDS encoding DMT family transporter translates to MNLIYYIVAVLIGAIASIQVGVNSSLKLTTGNALYATFTNFTVGWIAVFILVLIESKGNLGMVFGTILSADKWKLVGGLLGASFVTSLVIIAPKIGMTSTLTLVIAGQIILAMILDHFGWLGMHQQPISWMKIIGVMIMVVGVYIVQTN
- a CDS encoding ATP-dependent DNA helicase, yielding MKTLTLTAGQGEFFDKFKAFVKSKNVDVMILRGYAGTGKTFLVQHLLEWLDDQEREYRLMAPTGRASKVLSSKAKQSAYTIHKSIYSFSEMEEQRGGKKNKRLGNVKYHYKIRFNDDVGNAIYIVDEASMVNDLPSEGEMYQFGSGSLLKDLVKFAHQSPEEAKCRRKILFVGDPGQLPPVGAGISYALVEDYLKEKYDLNCESFQLTEVVRQGKDSGILEYATNLRNSMLKDQPMPYFNFDKADIHRARKERLVEYFERAVNKAGLEEVIVVTFSNRLAMHYNQQIRQRLFPGATELQVGDRLMFSSNNYSHEVELLNGDFATVLSIEDETEFPIDPVMVDVYEAKSKQWSKEKVPLQFRDVVIEVQDNDGDKVEIECKMMESLLNSPHRDITSNERKALYQYFRNRHPKLKPGTKKFNEMLAEDPYFNALRLKYGYAITGHKAQGGEWEFVFVDFQGSTYMQEVQDIMRWRYTAVTRAKGHLLVLQ
- a CDS encoding GlsB/YeaQ/YmgE family stress response membrane protein produces the protein MGILSWIIFGLIAGILAKVIMPGADPGGFIVTIIIGIVGAVVGGFIGSLLGFGGVDGFNIGSFLIAIFGGIVVLFIYRKVRA
- a CDS encoding bifunctional UDP-N-acetylmuramoyl-tripeptide:D-alanyl-D-alanine ligase/alanine racemase, with the translated sequence MKFSQLSKVVGGQVLQLSADRPVEALLIDSRKPVISQGAIFFALAGPRHNGHDYLEELYQAGVRQLVIQKGFNLDPALFPQANILTVENTLRALQSLVSYHRSLFTIPVVGITGSNGKTIVKEWLQSALSQKYVVCANPKSYNSQVGVPLSVWGLQPRHEVGVFEAGISERKEMAHLEKMIQPTVGIFTNIGSAHAEGFVSQEEKVREKLRLFRNTETLVYCADHVVVREEIQKAYPEKKHLSWSLNGAGKCGYRLLKKSTDSCEVQLTDRSVISLPFGHEASIENALHVVTCLLHWGFHPTEIQQAVKHLKAPSMRLELKRGSHDNYLIDDTYNNDLLGLEIALDHLVQLHQKETKRVILSDIAQSGLSDEALYQEVAKMLASRGLHDFIAVGPSIVAHQSVFKGFNAQFFQSTTQLLEHFDPHQWQSSLILIKGARKFGFERVVRSLEAKVHGTRLELDLDVMAENLNFYRSKLTGNTKMMVMVKAFAYGSGNLEVAQLLQYHQVDYLGVAFPDEGVELRENGIHLPIMVMNSHPDAFEALIKHGLEPEIFEFSQLKAFGQYLQAQQKEAKIHLKIDTGMHRLGFVPEELPEVIALLKSYPQMRVQGIFSHFVGADEAEFNDFSHEQANRFQQAVKVLKNSLQINPIAYLCNSAGIIRFPEYHFDMVRLGIGLHGIEVSGIAPEAVKLPAKLKTFISQIKHISAQETVGYSRRGKVKKPTTIATIAIGYADGFLRALGNGKCRVKINGEEVPIIGNICMDMAMVDLGSLKAEVGDEVIIFDDRERLLALAEQANTIPYELLSLISSRVKRVYYQQ
- a CDS encoding phage holin family protein is translated as MTKKEPNHIESLVHNLTSFVETRVELAKLQVGEQAAYIISKALIFIALIAILSLFFLFATIALGYFLNALLDSRYLGFVIIAGTYLLFGVILIWKQKAISATLMNYFYKFIETMEDEIDG
- a CDS encoding geranylgeranylglyceryl/heptaprenylglyceryl phosphate synthase, with protein sequence MDFPILKQIQQQSQAQHPMLAVLIDPDKAQDQEALRPLIQHCNQHQVDFIFVGGSTVQKGHTSQTVQFIKENTKIPVLLFPGHSNQICEQADALLFLSLISGRNPEFLIGHHIKAAQTLRKWQMETIPTGYLLIDGGRITSVAAVSQTIPLPADQAELIASTALAGTLLGMKLIYLEAGSGALQAVTEEVISLSKQQLDVPLIVGGGINNAEKAQRAWQAGADIIVMGNSLEQTPDLLPKIIEIRQNFREKTEIQPNIY